A region of Jonquetella anthropi DSM 22815 DNA encodes the following proteins:
- a CDS encoding ABC transporter substrate-binding protein, with protein MKIRFGALALAAAAAFGMSGFAAATEITFWHSMGGVNGDALNYLVEEYNAKNDKGVTVKAQYQGNYDDSINKLKSAMIGGAGPDIVQVYDIGTRLMIDSGWAVPMQDLIDADKYDVSAVEPNIAAYYTIGGKLYSMPFNSSTPIMYYNKDIFEKAGMTKVPDSLEGIGEAGRDLVEKGGAGEAISLGMYGWFFEQMIGKQGLDYANNGNGRQSAATAVAFDGNGAGLKILEAWKELHDAGWAPNVGSGSDSGLADFSAGKSAMTLGSTASLAQILKEVGDKFRVGTAFFPKVASNDEGGVSIGGASLWVIKKDGDDAGRQALVWDFIKFLISPASQAYWNAHTGYFPITVAAHDEAVFKDNVAKYPQFMTAIDQLHASAPQYAGALLSVFPEARQIEEKELENTMNGKKTPEQAVTDMAAGINKAISEYNLVNQ; from the coding sequence ATGAAAATTCGGTTTGGCGCTTTGGCGCTGGCGGCAGCTGCCGCTTTTGGAATGAGCGGGTTCGCGGCGGCGACGGAAATTACGTTTTGGCACTCCATGGGCGGCGTCAACGGCGACGCGCTGAATTACCTTGTGGAAGAATACAACGCCAAAAACGACAAAGGCGTCACGGTCAAGGCTCAGTATCAGGGCAATTACGACGACTCGATTAACAAATTGAAGAGCGCCATGATCGGCGGCGCTGGGCCGGACATCGTTCAGGTGTACGATATTGGCACGCGGCTGATGATCGACTCAGGCTGGGCCGTCCCGATGCAGGATCTTATCGACGCCGACAAGTATGACGTCTCAGCTGTTGAGCCAAATATCGCGGCGTACTACACCATCGGCGGCAAGCTGTATTCCATGCCCTTTAACTCGTCCACGCCGATCATGTACTACAACAAGGACATCTTCGAGAAAGCGGGCATGACGAAGGTGCCTGACAGCCTTGAGGGCATCGGCGAAGCTGGCCGCGACTTGGTGGAGAAGGGCGGAGCCGGCGAGGCAATTTCTCTTGGAATGTACGGTTGGTTCTTCGAGCAGATGATTGGCAAACAGGGACTGGATTACGCCAATAACGGCAACGGCCGTCAGTCCGCCGCCACGGCTGTGGCCTTCGACGGTAACGGTGCCGGTCTGAAAATCCTTGAAGCGTGGAAGGAACTGCACGACGCGGGTTGGGCGCCTAACGTCGGCAGCGGCAGTGACTCCGGTTTGGCGGACTTCTCCGCCGGAAAATCGGCGATGACGCTCGGTTCGACTGCCTCTCTGGCACAGATTCTTAAAGAAGTCGGCGACAAGTTCCGCGTGGGAACGGCCTTTTTCCCCAAAGTCGCTTCGAATGACGAGGGCGGCGTGTCCATCGGGGGGGCGTCCCTGTGGGTCATTAAAAAGGACGGCGACGACGCGGGCCGTCAGGCGCTGGTCTGGGACTTCATCAAGTTCCTCATCTCCCCGGCTTCCCAGGCGTACTGGAACGCTCACACCGGGTATTTCCCGATCACCGTTGCCGCGCACGATGAGGCGGTCTTTAAGGACAACGTGGCCAAGTACCCCCAGTTTATGACCGCCATTGACCAGCTGCACGCGTCGGCACCTCAGTACGCCGGAGCGCTGCTCAGCGTTTTCCCCGAAGCTCGTCAGATTGAGGAGAAGGAGCTGGAGAACACGATGAACGGCAAAAAGACGCCCGAACAGGCTGTGACCGATATGGCCGCCGGCATCAACAAGGCGATTTCAGAGTATAATCTGGTGAACCAGTAA
- a CDS encoding carbohydrate ABC transporter permease, with protein MTDMEGYGVSQPVPKLKSRFRAWRLKGGYLILNLLAAPLILLPLLYAVSVAFMPAGDLFTTKLNLFPTHPTWTNYSSALESVPLGRFVFNSFVVASLITLGQVVSCALAAFSFSFLRFRGREWAFMLVMSTMMIPGEATIVSNYLMVSGWQWIDTYQVLIVPYLTSAMGIFLFRQFFDQFPMALYESARLCGCSNWRFLFSLLLPLSKPAVGAMAVYTFLNAWNMYLWPLLVTGNTAMRTVQIGVGMLDNPDAQSITLMMAGVVIVILPSILVFALGEKQLVRGMFAGAVKG; from the coding sequence ATGACTGATATGGAAGGTTACGGCGTGTCTCAGCCTGTCCCGAAGCTGAAGAGTCGTTTTCGGGCGTGGCGGCTGAAAGGCGGGTACCTGATTTTGAACCTGCTGGCGGCGCCGCTGATTCTGCTGCCGCTTCTGTACGCCGTCTCCGTGGCGTTTATGCCGGCGGGCGATTTGTTTACCACGAAGCTGAACCTGTTTCCAACCCACCCGACTTGGACGAATTACTCTAGCGCGCTGGAGAGCGTTCCTCTTGGACGGTTCGTGTTCAATTCATTTGTTGTGGCCAGCCTGATTACGCTGGGACAGGTCGTCTCGTGTGCTTTGGCGGCGTTTTCCTTTTCATTTCTTCGGTTTCGCGGGCGGGAATGGGCGTTCATGCTGGTGATGTCGACCATGATGATCCCCGGCGAGGCAACTATCGTTTCCAATTACTTAATGGTCAGCGGCTGGCAGTGGATTGACACGTACCAAGTGCTCATCGTGCCGTATCTGACGTCGGCTATGGGGATTTTCCTTTTTCGGCAGTTTTTCGACCAGTTCCCGATGGCGCTGTACGAGTCGGCTCGGCTGTGCGGCTGCTCAAACTGGCGTTTCCTCTTTTCGCTGCTGCTGCCGTTGAGCAAGCCGGCCGTGGGGGCCATGGCAGTTTATACGTTCCTAAACGCGTGGAACATGTACCTGTGGCCACTGCTCGTGACGGGAAATACGGCGATGAGGACGGTTCAGATCGGCGTGGGCATGTTGGACAACCCGGACGCCCAGTCGATTACGCTCATGATGGCCGGAGTCGTCATTGTTATTCTGCCGTCGATTCTGGTATTTGCGCTGGGAGAGAAGCAGCTGGTGCGGGGAATGTTCGCAGGAGCTGTGAAAGGCTAA
- a CDS encoding carbohydrate ABC transporter permease: MIVSSARGVRKVEPWLFLLPALGAFATFLFWPFFKTIYLSLFLTNRLGLPKVFVGLGNYISLFQSPAFYNSLFVTLVFVVLMVAGSMAMGLGTALLCNAAFPGRGLFRTMYAMPMAIASSSAAMIFKVVLHPTVGVVNKLTGLSINWLADPSWALICVAVISSWLNSGINFLYFSAGLANIDQTLYERASSDGASRWQQFRYVTLPGLRPILFFTLVVNVIMAFQSFAQVRVLTRGGPGDATNVIVHSIYRDAFFNFRFGSAAAQSVVLFVIIMILTLAMFKSKRSGRP, from the coding sequence GTGATCGTTTCCTCTGCTCGGGGCGTTCGGAAAGTTGAGCCGTGGCTTTTTCTTTTGCCCGCTCTGGGAGCGTTCGCGACGTTTCTTTTTTGGCCGTTTTTTAAGACGATTTATCTGAGCCTGTTTCTGACAAACCGCTTGGGGCTGCCGAAAGTTTTCGTCGGGCTGGGCAATTATATTTCACTTTTCCAGTCGCCCGCATTTTACAACAGCCTGTTCGTCACGCTGGTCTTCGTCGTCCTAATGGTGGCGGGAAGCATGGCGATGGGGTTGGGCACCGCCCTGCTCTGCAACGCGGCTTTCCCCGGACGTGGGCTCTTTCGGACGATGTACGCCATGCCGATGGCGATAGCGTCCAGCTCGGCGGCGATGATTTTTAAGGTGGTGCTTCACCCGACGGTCGGGGTTGTCAACAAGCTGACAGGCCTTTCTATTAACTGGCTGGCAGATCCGTCTTGGGCCCTTATCTGTGTGGCGGTTATTTCGTCGTGGCTCAACAGCGGCATTAACTTCCTGTATTTTTCCGCCGGCTTAGCAAACATTGACCAGACGCTTTACGAGAGGGCGTCCAGTGACGGCGCCAGCCGGTGGCAGCAGTTTCGTTATGTGACGCTGCCGGGGTTGCGGCCAATACTTTTCTTTACGCTCGTGGTCAACGTGATCATGGCGTTTCAATCGTTCGCCCAAGTCCGGGTGCTGACACGGGGCGGCCCTGGGGACGCGACGAACGTGATCGTTCACTCGATCTACCGGGACGCGTTTTTCAATTTCAGGTTCGGCAGCGCAGCTGCCCAGTCGGTCGTCCTGTTCGTCATCATTATGATTCTGACGCTGGCGATGTTTAAGTCGAAGCGAAGCGGGAGGCCATGA
- a CDS encoding ABC transporter ATP-binding protein, which translates to MAQLVLKGVKKRYARGVLAVKDFNLTVQDREFIVLVGPSGCGKTTVLRMIAGLEEISDGDFLMDGRRMNDVEPQNRDMAMVFQNYALYPHMSVYDNIAFSMKIRRVPKDEIDRRVKEAAKMLNLEALLARKPGEISGGQRQRVAIGGAIVRRPKAFLMDEPLSNLDAKLRNHMRVELARLHRQLEATIVYVTHDQVEAMTLGDRIVVMNDGVVQQIDSPMALYDNPANLFVARFIGLPAMNLFDALASSDGLSFGFASSGKFLPAPSKYLESLRRRSIRRAVLGLRPEDVHGSWETPPAGANWWLSGERVEVVAREMLGASVVLHCRGERGNLALTADRGTPCVPGDTMSLLFDLDKLHVFDGESGERLAAEE; encoded by the coding sequence ATGGCGCAGCTCGTTTTAAAGGGAGTGAAAAAACGCTACGCTCGGGGCGTTCTGGCCGTGAAGGACTTTAACCTGACGGTTCAGGACCGGGAGTTTATTGTGCTCGTCGGTCCGTCAGGCTGCGGCAAGACGACGGTTCTTCGGATGATCGCCGGGCTGGAGGAGATTTCCGACGGAGACTTTCTGATGGACGGACGGCGAATGAACGACGTGGAGCCCCAAAACCGAGATATGGCAATGGTCTTCCAGAACTATGCCCTGTATCCTCACATGTCGGTGTATGACAACATCGCGTTTTCCATGAAGATTCGCCGCGTGCCGAAGGACGAGATCGACAGACGGGTGAAAGAAGCCGCGAAGATGCTGAACCTGGAAGCTCTGCTGGCTCGAAAGCCCGGCGAGATTTCCGGCGGCCAGCGGCAGCGGGTGGCTATTGGCGGGGCGATCGTCCGGCGTCCCAAGGCGTTTTTGATGGACGAGCCGCTGTCAAACTTGGACGCCAAGCTCCGAAACCACATGCGCGTTGAGTTGGCCCGGCTGCACCGCCAGCTGGAAGCGACGATTGTTTACGTGACCCACGATCAGGTGGAAGCGATGACGCTGGGCGATCGGATTGTGGTGATGAACGACGGCGTTGTTCAGCAGATCGACTCGCCGATGGCGCTGTACGACAACCCGGCCAACCTGTTTGTGGCTCGGTTCATCGGGCTGCCGGCGATGAACCTTTTCGACGCGTTGGCGAGTTCCGACGGCCTGTCTTTTGGCTTTGCCTCGTCGGGAAAATTCCTGCCGGCGCCGAGCAAATACCTTGAGAGTCTTCGCCGCCGCTCGATCCGTCGGGCTGTTTTGGGCCTGCGTCCCGAAGACGTGCACGGCAGTTGGGAAACGCCGCCGGCTGGCGCCAACTGGTGGTTATCCGGAGAACGTGTGGAAGTCGTTGCCAGAGAAATGCTGGGCGCTTCGGTGGTCCTCCATTGCCGGGGCGAGCGGGGGAATTTGGCTCTGACGGCTGACCGGGGAACTCCCTGTGTGCCGGGGGATACGATGTCCCTTCTGTTCGACCTAGACAAGCTCCACGTGTTTGACGGCGAGTCGGGAGAGCGGCTTGCCGCGGAGGAGTAA
- a CDS encoding transporter substrate-binding domain-containing protein → MYYRATSVVVIAAGSPIKSLADLQGKTMAVQLGTIQETFLRGQPGVSVRAYQKYDDCLREVVLGRADGAMMDETVAGEFLKQADFAGKIVSAFTQAAGESGQALAMPKGDETFISAVNKALAELKQEGFLQALSDKWIKK, encoded by the coding sequence GTGTATTACCGGGCCACCAGCGTCGTGGTGATCGCCGCCGGCTCGCCGATTAAGTCGTTGGCCGATCTGCAGGGCAAGACGATGGCGGTTCAGCTTGGGACGATTCAGGAGACGTTCCTCCGCGGACAGCCCGGCGTGTCGGTTCGGGCGTACCAGAAGTACGACGACTGCCTGAGAGAAGTCGTTCTTGGCCGGGCGGACGGGGCGATGATGGACGAGACGGTAGCTGGCGAGTTTCTGAAGCAGGCGGACTTCGCCGGCAAAATCGTTTCGGCGTTCACTCAAGCCGCCGGCGAGTCAGGCCAAGCCCTCGCCATGCCCAAGGGAGACGAGACGTTCATCTCGGCGGTGAACAAAGCGCTCGCCGAGTTGAAGCAGGAGGGCTTTCTGCAGGCGCTGAGCGACAAGTGGATCAAAAAATAA
- a CDS encoding transporter substrate-binding domain-containing protein, whose amino-acid sequence MKKLGSALVLLAAAVLGSSAWGASVMDKGEIVVGTESTFPPFEFLSPDGKLQGYDVDLAEAIGQKLGKKVVWRDMSFDALIPSLLTGKIDLIAAGMSASPERAKRVGFSDVCITGPPASW is encoded by the coding sequence ATGAAAAAACTTGGGTCTGCATTGGTTCTATTGGCTGCGGCGGTGCTGGGAAGCTCGGCTTGGGGCGCGTCGGTCATGGACAAAGGGGAAATCGTCGTCGGGACGGAGAGCACGTTCCCGCCGTTTGAGTTCCTGAGCCCGGACGGAAAACTGCAGGGCTACGACGTGGACTTGGCCGAGGCGATCGGGCAGAAGTTGGGCAAAAAAGTTGTCTGGCGCGACATGAGTTTTGACGCCCTGATTCCATCTCTGCTGACCGGCAAAATTGACCTGATTGCGGCGGGGATGAGCGCCTCGCCGGAGAGGGCGAAGCGGGTCGGGTTCTCGGACGTGTGTATTACCGGGCCACCAGCGTCGTGGTGA
- a CDS encoding ABC transporter ATP-binding protein — MLKITDLHVHYGAIKAVRGISLEVPDGQIVTLIGANGAGKSSTLRAIAGLLKGCSGSIQWNGTELLGKTPEVVLGSGIAMCPEGRRIFPQLTVEENLMLGAYTRKDPKGVARDLAHGYELFPRLKERSWQKAGTLSGGEQQMLALARSLMSNPQLIMMDEPSLGLAPILVKEVFDVIRQINEKGKTVLLVEQNALQALKVADYAYVLEVGEMALSGPGKELLADPRVKSAYLGG; from the coding sequence ATGCTTAAAATCACCGACCTCCATGTTCACTACGGCGCCATTAAGGCCGTTCGGGGCATCAGCTTGGAAGTCCCCGACGGCCAGATCGTCACCCTCATCGGGGCCAACGGCGCCGGCAAAAGCAGCACCCTCCGCGCGATCGCCGGACTTCTCAAAGGCTGTTCCGGCTCCATTCAGTGGAACGGAACCGAACTGTTGGGCAAGACGCCGGAAGTCGTCTTGGGCTCAGGAATTGCCATGTGCCCGGAAGGCCGCCGGATTTTCCCCCAGCTGACCGTTGAAGAAAACCTCATGCTGGGCGCCTACACCCGAAAGGATCCTAAAGGCGTGGCGCGCGACTTGGCGCACGGGTATGAACTGTTCCCTAGGCTGAAGGAACGCTCATGGCAAAAGGCCGGCACTCTGTCGGGCGGCGAGCAGCAGATGCTCGCGCTGGCCCGTTCGCTGATGAGCAACCCGCAGCTGATCATGATGGACGAACCGTCGTTAGGGCTGGCTCCGATCCTCGTCAAAGAAGTGTTTGACGTCATTCGGCAGATCAACGAAAAGGGCAAAACGGTCCTGCTGGTGGAGCAGAACGCCCTTCAGGCCCTGAAGGTGGCCGACTACGCCTACGTTCTCGAGGTGGGCGAGATGGCCCTGTCCGGGCCGGGGAAAGAGCTTCTGGCCGATCCTCGCGTCAAAAGCGCCTATCTGGGCGGCTGA
- a CDS encoding ABC transporter ATP-binding protein has product MTSLLELKNVTIRFGGLTAVGDLNMTLEEGTISSLIGPNGAGKTTAFNIITGFYPPTEGTVTFAGKDITGFKPHIICREGIARTFQNIRLFTGASVLQNVMTACWVRQSSPWWAAPFLLPSHAREEREIRQWSMDLLRAVKLDDLADNEATGLPYGAQRRLEIARALATRPRILLLDEPAAGMNPQESMELMDFIRAIRDKFSLTILLIEHDMKVVMGISEWVRVLDHGNLICEGCPADVQKDRRVIEAYLGKEDDADA; this is encoded by the coding sequence ATGACCAGCCTGCTGGAACTGAAGAACGTGACCATTCGGTTCGGCGGACTGACCGCCGTGGGCGACTTGAACATGACCCTCGAAGAGGGCACGATCTCCAGCTTGATCGGCCCCAACGGGGCGGGAAAAACGACCGCGTTCAACATCATCACCGGGTTTTATCCTCCGACCGAAGGAACGGTGACCTTTGCGGGCAAGGACATTACAGGTTTTAAGCCGCACATCATCTGCCGCGAAGGAATTGCCCGGACCTTCCAGAACATTCGGCTGTTCACCGGCGCGTCGGTGCTGCAGAACGTCATGACCGCCTGCTGGGTACGCCAGTCGTCGCCGTGGTGGGCCGCGCCGTTCCTCCTTCCGAGCCATGCTAGGGAAGAGCGGGAGATCCGCCAGTGGTCCATGGACCTGCTCCGGGCCGTCAAGCTGGACGATTTGGCTGATAATGAGGCAACTGGCCTTCCGTACGGCGCCCAGCGGCGGCTGGAAATCGCCCGGGCACTGGCCACTCGTCCTCGGATCCTTCTGCTGGACGAGCCGGCGGCCGGGATGAACCCTCAGGAGAGCATGGAACTGATGGACTTCATCCGGGCGATCAGGGACAAGTTCTCCCTGACGATCCTGTTGATCGAACACGACATGAAAGTCGTCATGGGAATATCCGAGTGGGTTCGGGTGCTGGACCACGGCAACCTGATCTGCGAAGGCTGCCCCGCGGACGTCCAGAAGGACCGGCGGGTCATCGAGGCCTACTTGGGCAAGGAGGATGACGCGGATGCTTAA
- a CDS encoding branched-chain amino acid ABC transporter permease: MITSSNRSLEKTSSALTVLSLVLLAAVLYWINANMDRYVVRVVNLVAVNAILALSLNLVYGFAGMFSLGHAGFMAIGAYVSAILIISPAQKAAMYILEPMMWPFNVMQAPFFVSVLAGGVIAALVSLVIALPVLRLGGDYLGIATLGFAEIIRVVLTNITPVTNGALGLKGIPAYADLFWNYVWMIITVYVIVKLLSSNFGNTIKAVRDDEVAARAMGINTFRVRVIAFAIGAFFAGVGGALQGSLITTIDPKMFNFQLTFNILMIVVAGGLGSITGSMVGAAIITVLLEWLRFVENPMTIGSLTIPGIPGMRMVIFSVVLLLIILYRRQGIMGNWEFSWEKLLRRGGGDR, encoded by the coding sequence ATGATTACTTCCTCCAACCGATCGCTCGAAAAGACCTCCAGCGCTCTGACCGTTCTGTCGCTGGTGCTCCTCGCCGCCGTGCTGTACTGGATTAATGCCAACATGGACCGTTATGTTGTCCGGGTCGTCAATCTGGTGGCCGTCAACGCGATTTTGGCTCTCAGCCTGAACCTCGTGTATGGCTTTGCCGGCATGTTTTCTCTCGGACACGCCGGGTTCATGGCCATTGGCGCGTACGTCTCGGCAATCTTAATCATCTCTCCGGCCCAGAAAGCCGCGATGTACATTCTGGAGCCGATGATGTGGCCGTTTAACGTCATGCAGGCGCCGTTTTTCGTCTCCGTCCTTGCCGGCGGAGTCATTGCCGCTCTCGTCAGCTTGGTTATCGCTCTGCCGGTGCTCCGGCTGGGCGGCGACTACTTGGGCATTGCGACCCTGGGCTTCGCCGAGATTATCCGGGTCGTGCTGACCAACATCACGCCGGTGACCAACGGCGCTCTGGGGCTGAAAGGCATTCCTGCCTATGCCGACCTGTTCTGGAACTACGTTTGGATGATCATCACCGTCTACGTGATCGTCAAACTGCTTTCAAGCAACTTCGGCAACACGATCAAGGCGGTTCGGGACGACGAGGTGGCCGCTAGGGCGATGGGCATCAACACCTTCCGAGTCCGGGTCATCGCCTTTGCCATCGGCGCGTTCTTCGCCGGCGTCGGCGGGGCGCTGCAGGGCAGCCTGATCACCACTATTGACCCCAAGATGTTCAACTTCCAGCTCACGTTCAACATCTTGATGATCGTCGTGGCCGGCGGGCTGGGGAGCATTACCGGCAGCATGGTCGGCGCGGCGATTATCACCGTGCTGCTTGAATGGCTTCGGTTCGTTGAAAATCCGATGACAATCGGCTCGCTGACGATTCCGGGCATTCCCGGAATGCGTATGGTGATCTTCTCCGTCGTGCTGCTGCTGATCATCCTGTACCGCCGGCAGGGCATTATGGGCAACTGGGAATTCAGCTGGGAAAAGCTCCTTCGGAGAGGGGGCGGTGACCGATGA
- a CDS encoding branched-chain amino acid ABC transporter permease yields MTMDMFIQHCFNALTLGSLYALIAIGYTMVYGILRLINFAHGDIFMVGAYLVFWAVGTASLPWAVAVPLAIIGTAVAGILVDRVAYKPLREAPRISALISAIGVSFLIENLALVVFTGVPKPMPRFAPLVKVMKFGNIRILPLAIVVPVITFLLVVGLLWILYKTPQGLAMRAISKDIETTRLMGVRVDRIIALTFGIGSALAAAAGIMWALRYPQINPFMGVMPGFKAFIAAVTGGIGSVQGAVIGGLTLGFLEILLVAFFPALTGYRDAFAFILLILILFVKPTGLLGEKLEDKV; encoded by the coding sequence ATGACAATGGACATGTTCATTCAGCACTGTTTCAACGCCCTCACCCTAGGGAGCCTGTACGCCCTGATTGCCATCGGGTACACGATGGTGTACGGCATTCTGAGGCTGATTAACTTCGCTCACGGGGACATCTTCATGGTTGGGGCGTATCTGGTGTTCTGGGCCGTCGGGACGGCCAGCCTTCCTTGGGCTGTCGCCGTGCCTCTGGCGATTATCGGAACGGCCGTGGCCGGGATCTTGGTTGACCGGGTGGCCTATAAGCCTTTGAGAGAGGCGCCGCGCATTTCTGCCCTGATCAGCGCCATCGGTGTGTCGTTCCTTATCGAGAACTTAGCGCTTGTGGTATTCACCGGCGTGCCGAAGCCGATGCCCCGGTTCGCGCCGCTCGTTAAGGTCATGAAATTCGGTAATATCCGTATTTTGCCGTTAGCGATCGTTGTGCCGGTCATCACGTTCCTGTTGGTGGTCGGGCTGCTGTGGATTCTTTACAAGACGCCTCAGGGGCTGGCCATGAGAGCCATCTCCAAGGATATTGAGACTACTCGCCTGATGGGCGTGCGGGTCGACCGAATCATTGCCCTGACGTTCGGCATCGGTTCGGCTTTGGCTGCCGCAGCCGGCATCATGTGGGCGCTGCGCTACCCGCAGATCAACCCGTTCATGGGCGTCATGCCGGGATTTAAGGCGTTTATCGCCGCAGTCACCGGCGGCATCGGCTCGGTTCAGGGAGCCGTCATCGGCGGCCTGACCCTCGGCTTTTTGGAGATCCTTCTCGTGGCGTTTTTCCCGGCGTTGACTGGATATCGGGACGCGTTCGCCTTTATCCTGCTGATCCTTATCCTGTTCGTGAAGCCCACCGGACTTCTCGGTGAGAAACTGGAGGACAAGGTATGA
- a CDS encoding ABC transporter substrate-binding protein, whose product MNRMKMLALSAFAAGAVMGTAFAADPIKIGVYLPLTGNSAFGGQLELEGAQLAHEKFPTIMNRPVELIVVDNKSDKVESANAVQRLVDKEKVVAIIGSFGSSLSMAGGEVAESAHIPMVGTSCSNPMVTMGKKYVFRAGFIDPYQGAGAAGWAIEKMGAKTAAILQEVSNDYSVGLAKFFKDAFEKKGGKIVAISNFQTGDQDFTAQLTEIISHSPDVLYIPINFAEGAIIMRQARELGGEFKIMGGDAMDNPEMAKIAGDACEGFTFTAVPYAREMPGKTESAELFTKYWDEHHTDEPSALSALGYDCYLMIKDAIERTGSTDPEKITEGLATIKDLPCATGLTTINATHDAEKAVGIVQIINGKRTFVGTQATD is encoded by the coding sequence ATGAATAGGATGAAGATGTTGGCTCTGTCGGCTTTTGCAGCTGGCGCGGTGATGGGAACGGCATTTGCTGCGGATCCCATTAAGATTGGCGTGTATCTTCCCCTGACAGGGAACAGCGCGTTTGGCGGCCAGCTGGAGCTTGAAGGCGCTCAGCTCGCTCATGAAAAGTTCCCGACAATCATGAACCGGCCGGTTGAGCTGATTGTCGTCGACAACAAGAGCGACAAGGTCGAGTCTGCCAACGCAGTTCAGCGGCTCGTTGACAAAGAGAAAGTCGTCGCGATCATCGGTTCGTTCGGCTCCTCCCTGTCCATGGCCGGCGGAGAAGTTGCCGAGAGCGCTCACATTCCGATGGTTGGCACGTCCTGCTCCAACCCGATGGTTACGATGGGCAAGAAGTACGTGTTCAGAGCCGGATTCATTGATCCGTATCAGGGCGCTGGCGCAGCCGGATGGGCCATCGAGAAGATGGGCGCCAAGACGGCCGCAATCCTTCAGGAAGTCTCCAACGACTACTCGGTCGGCCTTGCCAAGTTCTTCAAAGACGCGTTCGAGAAGAAGGGCGGCAAGATCGTCGCGATCAGCAACTTCCAGACCGGCGACCAGGACTTCACCGCTCAGTTGACCGAGATCATCAGTCACTCGCCCGATGTCCTGTACATCCCCATCAACTTCGCCGAAGGCGCCATCATCATGCGTCAGGCTCGTGAGCTGGGCGGCGAGTTCAAGATCATGGGCGGCGACGCCATGGACAACCCGGAAATGGCGAAAATCGCCGGCGACGCCTGCGAGGGCTTCACTTTCACGGCCGTTCCGTACGCCCGCGAGATGCCCGGCAAGACCGAGTCCGCCGAGCTGTTCACCAAGTACTGGGACGAGCACCACACCGACGAGCCTTCCGCGCTGAGCGCTCTTGGATATGACTGCTACCTGATGATCAAGGACGCCATCGAGCGCACCGGCAGCACCGACCCCGAGAAGATCACCGAAGGGCTTGCCACGATTAAGGATCTGCCCTGCGCCACTGGTCTGACTACCATCAACGCGACCCACGACGCCGAAAAGGCCGTCGGCATCGTCCAGATCATCAACGGCAAGCGCACCTTCGTTGGAACTCAGGCCACCGACTAA